The following DNA comes from Hahella chejuensis KCTC 2396.
GGTTTACTGTGAACTATCATTGGCGTCAGGATAGCGCCTTTCATAACTTTGAGTTGCATACCCATCTCATTCAGCAGTTATTGAAGCTATACAAGGACTTTCTGAACGGTCCTTTGTTTGAACATTTAGACATATCCCACCAGCCCGTGGCGCGCCTGACCTTGAATGAGCTGCCTGAGCTGATGGAAACCGCCGCCCAAATTCGCGGCATCGGCACTCACTGCCTGGCTTCAGGAGCGAAGGAGAAAGCCTTTGTCGACCGGCTTGGTTTTTTATCCCGCTACTTCACGCAATCCAGCCACCACATCAGTGGTCAGTATGACGTGGATGAGCTTCTACAGGCTGGACAGCCCTGGTACAAGCTTGGGGATATCTGGCTGGGCATTGAACGCCGCATCACTCAGGAACTGACACCTGGGCGCACAGGAGAAGGACTTCTCGCGGATCAGTTCTTCAGTGACAGCAGCCAGCTTGTGTTCCAAGCCAAACAATATGTCAAAGCGGGCCTCAAACGCCTGAAAAGCGCCACCGACAGGGAGTTGGAGACATGGATAAACAGCAGCTCTTATCATACCGGGACCTGATCCCTCTACCTCCCGCTAAATCCGCCATGCTGAGCCGTTTTTACGCTCTCAGTTCACAAGCGCTTACAATCCTTGCTGCGTTCCTTTATAGATAGATTAGAGCATTTTTTGTACAATTTAATTGACTGGGCCATGCCTATGCACCCAGTCAAGCAAATTCGATCTGAAGCGATCGAAATTGTCTTCCTAAACCCCATTTAGGAGCCCCCTTGGGCTCCTCTTTTTATCGCTCCGCTTATTCATCAGCGATTCAAGCGCTTGCGCCCCGCGCTTATACCGACGTTTATTTCGCCTGCAGCATTTCATTCAGAGGCTCCCTGCGCCGGTCTAAAGCGCGAAAGCTGAGCGACTCTAGTAAGTGCGCCGCCTGGATATGGGGGGAGCCGGACAAATCAGCGATGGTTCTCGCCACCCGCAGAACCCGGTGGTAGGCTCTAGCGGACAAGCCAAGCCTTTGCAGGGCCCGCTCCAGCAACTGTCGCTCTTTTTCTCCCAACTGACAGTGCTGTTCCAGGGGTTCACCCTGCAAATACTGGTTGGCGCAGCCTGAGCGGGCTAATTGCGCCTGTCTGGCAGCGTTCACCCTGGAAGCAATCTGGGCGCTGCTTTCCGATCTGGCGGCGCGTTGCAGCTCGTTGATAGCGACGGCGGGGACTTCAACATGTAAATCAAAACGATCCAGCAAAGGGCCTGAAATCTTCTGCCGATAGCGACTCACTTGTATCTCCGTGCACTTGCACGCCACTTCAGGGTGGCCCGAATAACCGCAAGGACATGGTTTCATTGCCTTTTTGCCAGTTCGATTAACTGCCAAAAAATCAAAGGGTTACCTCTATCCGAAAGAGCTACGGACTCTCGGAGACCACATTAGAGCGCGAAGGCTTGATTTGCACCTTTCGCAGGCAGAGGTAGCAGAGCGTATCGGCGCATGCACCGAAACAGTGCTTGGCTGGGAGCATAATAAGCACCATCCGCCTGCGCGGTTTTATCCGAAAATAATGGAGTTCCTTACCTACTGCCCATGTGTATCAGTGGGCTCATTTGGAGAAAAGCTCTCTGTGTATGCCATACATCAGGGATACACCCTTAAAGCCCTAGCAGCGGCAATTCAGGCCGATGAGAGCACAGTGTTGGGCTGGGCACGGAATGAGCACTCCCCGAGCAGGAAATATGTAGATAGCCTGAGAGAGGCTTTGGGTAATGGCATATCGCCATGACCCATAGAAATGACAAGAGGGTCTATGACCCTCTTTCTTTGTATTAACAGAGCAGACTATAAGCCTACCCCCGATTAGCGATTAGCTAGGTAGCCATATTGTCGTCATAGTTCTCACGCTGAGCACGAACTAAAGCCATGTTGACGTTCTCATCAACCAGCCTTTGCCGATCAAACTTTTCTCTGAAAGAGTCATGCGCAAGCTCTTCCGATACAAGCGCAACCCCATACCAGTTACACAGCCACGCGGTGAGCTGCTGGGAGTTTTCTACTACATATACAGGGCGCTTGAGCAACTCTCTAAGGCCGTCAACAGACTCTTTACCATCCAACGCTAATGGTTCACGAACCTCCCGTCCTTTCTTGTCCCAGCCGATCCAATAGCTATAAAAAGCAATTTTTGCAATTTTAGGACCGGGAGTGGCATGGAATTCGTAATACGCGGTATCTAAGTTCGGTTTGACGGCCGCGCAATACTTGCGCATCAATGTCAGTGATATATTTGCAAACCTGTCCGTGGGAAGTTCAGGAAGACCACTTCTTAGGTCGTTATAGTGGTTGAAGCCATATTCTTGGCAACACTTATCTATCTTTTGACAGTGTGTGCCTTCATAGTCAGATATTTTTGCTAGATATTTGATAGAGGTAATGCAGTCTTGGAATGCGAACATGTGGATACTCCGATGGCCTTGCAGTTCTTCCCGCAATTAGCATGCCGCTTGCTTGGCCTCAAAGTAAGTCCAAATGTTGAATGATTAGTTCGGTATTTCCCAACGCGGCAGGGAGGCTACCTGAGCCCACGCACAAAATTATGAAAATTTTATTGCGTGAAGTCAACAGCATGCACTTGCAAACTTACAGAACTCTTCCATTACGCACCCACTGCCCAGCGCCAACACTGATTTGAGTAGCGAGCTCATTTTTCCAGAGCTCAACTTGTGTCAATTGATCTGCGTAGTAACGCTTTTCGTCGTATGGTAAGTGCAGACCTGAAAACATCATTAAGTGCTCATGTGTTATTACACGAGACTCACGATCAGCGTTCATCATTTTGTTGGCCAGAGTCTTGAGATCAAACGCTACGCCACGCTGGTAACGAGTTGCAGCATCAAACTTAGCAATATTTTCCGCCAACCACTGATCCCAGAAAGAGGCTAGTTCATCCACATCTGCATACTGATCAACATTCCACTCACCTGTTATCTCAGAGATTGCCGTACTTGCTGCGGCTCGCACCTCTTCACTTTCGTCCGCAAGGAAAGGCTTCAGTCCATCAATTGCGCGAATATCACCGGTGAATCCCAAGCCTTTAAGTATCCCGGCGACGTCATCTTCATCATCGCTTTGCTCTTTCGCTTCGTTCAATAAGAAATGCACTACATCACCTGGATTCCCGTAACGGCCAATGAGGTATGCTAACGTTCCATCTTCCATCCTTTCTGACAGCGCGAATTTATAGAAATCCAGACCACTATCGTCGCCCATCAGCAACAAGCTTTTTGCACATTCAATGCGGAAATAGCTACTCACATCTTCATCATTCATGAGCGTTTTGAGAGCACTGGTGTAGCTGGAATCACCAACGTAACCCAGCATGGAAATGGTGTATGTGGAAGGATTAGAGATAAGGGCGTCTACTCGGTAATACGAAGCTAGCTCATTGAGCATATTCTTAGCTACAACGCTTGAAAGCGCGTCATGAATCCATGGCTTCTGCAAGGCAAGGGCTTTATGGCCAAAGCGCTTTATTGTGTCTACGTCACATACTCGCAAAGCTGGCTCAACATTCCAGTGCGCGTTACCGTCCTTCTCCCCCATCTTTTGCAGGAGTATGGAATCCATGTCAGAGTCGCCGGAATACAGTACGACATGACATGCGACCTCTCCTCGCGCTCCTTTACTGTTGATTGCCGCCTGTAGTACGGCAGCATTGTCACCCACGCCAGTAGCCAGATGCCTCGCTATTTCCTCATAGGAAGTTTCTAACTGCATGAGGGCAGACGCCTTGCTTGCGTCTGCCACATACATACTCTTCGCTAACCTTTCCCGATCAGCCCACAACTTGACCGCATTCTCGAATTCATTTTCCCAGGCGTTCATATATTTAATAGATCGTATGTAGGAAGCGTGGAGGCAATTCCAAAAAGGCCAGCCTCTTCTCCCACCACCGATACAGACAAATCACGAGTTAATCTTAGCCCATTCCATATCTGCGCCCGGTTGATATTGGACAACCCACGGCCTAGGTTGTTGTTCTGCAGGAATAAAATAAATGGCATCCTTTGCCTCAAATACACCGACGATATCAGCCCTGTCCTTTAGGCATTCAAAACGCCCATCTTTCAGTTCAAATATTCCGCTTGGCCCGCCAGCAAAAAACAACCGCTCCTTGAAATATCCAACGCCATACCATTTGTACTCTGGCGAACCAATATCCTGGAATCCATCAAGAGCATTACCTTTAAGCACTCCGCCGCTTCTTCCGGTGATATACACCTCTTCTTTACTCACCACGCGTACATCAGTAAAGACTTCTCCTTCCGGCAAGTGGGCTGGGTATGGGACATCGGACCAACTACTCCCATCAAAATGGTGAATTTTTCCGTGATAGCCAACTACATACACATCATTAGAAGCTGAACCATTAATGCCATTGGAGGTGTTACCTATGGCATGCATCGTCCAACTCTTTCCGTCCCAATGAAACGCCTGTCCATTGAAGCTCGTTACCCATACATCGGAGTCGGATGATCCCCAAATCCCCTGCAGTGAGTTGCGATCAATTAACGTAACGTTCCACTGAACTCCAGAGTCCAAGTCTTTATAGTCGAGGTGTTGATATGGTGCATTAACAAACGTCACAGGGGCATTCGTGTATACGTTCCCCTTGCGATCCACTACCCACAAATGCCCTTCCGGTGACATCCACATCGCGTTCATTTGAGTATTCGCGTATAAAAGGCGTGTCCCTTTCCCACCGAGAACAATACCGTTTTTATCTGTCGTCGCTTTCTTTATAGTCCCAACGGCAGCTAAAGCATCTGATTCATCATAGTGGGTGTAGAGTTGGTATACATTTCCGTCTGCATCTCCGCAGACGCCAATAACATGATTAATTTCATATGTGTTTGACATTTCAAATCCCTAGAACGCGTCGCGTGTAAAGTCTTCATCTTCAGGAACGGTACCGCCCCCAATGAGGTTCGAGCACAGTGCATTTTTGTCGCACCCGCACTGATCAAGGTAGTCTTCGTATTCCCTTCTAATGCATTTCGCAACAATAGCTGCCTCATCTGCCGGTACCCGTGCTCGATACTCATCTGGAGCACGCATTATGTCATTCATGGGCAGCGACATTGCGGTAATATATTCCATGTGATCAAGCCACTCGGTAACCGTCGCGTACCGTCCCTCCGCTTCAAGCATTTGTCCAAACTGCTCTTCAGCTTCTGTCAGATATCTATGCTCTGTTCCCTGGCTTTGGTCGTCGTATACAAAATAGGTAATCGCATCGCCTTCGGTATATCTGCCAAAGGCGCGCCTAATGGGTACCGCTGATCGCGCTTCCTTAGCAGCCGCATTCCTCGAACGCTCCATAAAGCAACTATGCGGAACAAAGTGCTCACGCTGATAGCCCGGTTTGCTAATTTTTTGCAGCTTTTTATACGGACCTACCGTGATACCGTGCTTTTTAAACAGCTCTTTTCGCTTCGCAGGATCATTAACAATTTCATTAACCTCTTGCTCGCTATATATTGTTCCGGCCTCGCTACTCTCCGCTTCTGAGTTAGATGTGTTGCCGGTAGAAGTAACTTTTCCTGGCTTTATCTGGCTCGCTCGATAACTCTCGTCATCTCGTTTCTCACTCGACCAACCAAGGTTCCCATTAAAGGAGGAGACATCACTCACCTCTCCGGTAATTGCAGGAGGAGGCGGCGGCGGGGGATTAGCACGCACTATCAACCGATTTGCGAGGGATGGTTCAGAGTTAGTTGGTGTCAGGCCATTCTCGCCTTCAGCAATCAGAGGGCAAAAAGGCTTTCGTTTGTCTTTAAATACAAGCAGCACTTCTCCACGCTCAACATCCCGCACGAAGTCATCACGCCACTTTCGGAAATACCGCGAACCTCTTCCCGGAAAAGTACCAAACATGGAGCGGAAATGTGAGCCAGCGAGGCTGTTAACGACCTGACCTACCGTTGCATCAGAGCTCAAACAGCGGTCAGCGTAGTGTGCTGCAAAGAACGGAGACTCAGCGAACGGAAGGTCGGCAGTGGTAATGTCAGACCAATGCTTAAATTCGTACCAGCGATTAGAGTACATCTAGAAATACATCCCTTGTATGGCGCTGAACCTGCCAGACCGCAAGCAGCGCGATGAATAGCCAAAAACACGTTACATTCATTCACAATGCAAGTGGATTGTACATATGTGGGATGTGCTGGTGAATCAGCAATCCGTCCTAACCCTGCTGACATATTGACGCACTAAAGCATAACATCCAGCTTTACAGCCTCCCCTAACCCTGGACAAAATTCGCTCAAAACGCTATATTCTAACTGTTAAAGGAATTTTGAGCTGCGTGTAGAGGTAGTCTGTATGAGCGCCAGCAAATTTGACTTGATTGAGAAGCGAACGGGAAGTTCCACATAAGGCCGCATACGTTTTTTACGTATGCGGCCTTTTTTTTAGGCTATGCAGATGCTTCCAAGATAAATAACGCAGGTTAAACTCTAGAGTATAAGATCCAGAAAAGGCTAAACGAGGAGGTATCATGAAAAATAACGGAACGTAGAAAGCCCTTCCTTAGGAAGGGCTCCATAACGAAGGTACACTAGCTGCACACCCTTCGCTCTAAGAATCGGTGTGCACGCGAACCTCCTACCCGATACTACCACGGCAATCATCCTTTGCCAAGGAGTTAAGGTTGGCTGTGTGCCCTCACACACTTACAACACACTTACAACACACTTACAACACACTTACAACACACTTACAACAAACACTGTGTGAGGAGGTAGACATGTTCACCGCACAACTGTTTCTCAACCTGGCGATTATTATCCTGATCGCTGAAACGGCTATTTTTATTAGCTCGATCATAACAGGATCAACCGAAAATCTGCCTGCGATCATAGAAGGATTCAGGCTGTTCGTCCAGTGGGTAGTGATGTACGAACAACTCCTACGTATCGTGTATATCCCACTGCTCCTGTACCTATCATCATAAGGACGCGCTTTTGAGGAAATGGATTTCCTCTTTTCCAGACTTTCTCTGTTTTACAAGGAAAAATCGCTAAATTGCTGTAAGTATAGTCAAGCTCTGAGAATTTGCTGACAATCTTTGAATTTTTTCAAGATACACTCGATCGTAACACCGCACTCTATTCCTTCGAGCAGCCATCCACACTCTCTTTCGACACTTCGTATCCTTTCGCGAGCAAAAAGCCATTGCAGAAGCCATCAAGGTACCGCTCATCATGTTCTAGCAATGCAGGCATGTCTTTATCAAACCTTTTGATGAGCTCGTGGATGTTAACTGAGAGCACTTGGCAAATCGCCATAACCTCAAAAAGATCTAGTTTCCTATCGCCAGATTCGTATCTGGTAACAAAAACCTTATATTTCTGAAGGCGGCTTGATAGCTCCTCTTGATTCATACCCAGATCTTTTCGGGCTTTTTTCAATAGGCTGATAAGTAGTTCGTATCTGGGGTCATTATTAGGCTTCATGCAGGCAGCATAGAGGAGGTACGCACACCATCCTAAAGTGAATTTTTTTTGTTTTTTCTTCTGTTTTAGAAAAAGTCAACTACACTTGATTTTGCAAGGTGTGAGAAGGCGCTCGATTGCTCGGGAACCTTTTCCTTGTATCTGTGTGTTTTTTCAGGAGGAAGATTATGAAGAAGTCCGTTGCAGCGCTGAGCATATGTGCAGCACTGAGTCTCGTTATGTCACCGGCCATGGCCGAGAATACTCAAAACCCATGCAAAGATTCGGTGTATGTATCCCTTAAAAACAAAAGCTTGGAGCAGATGACCGACCGTGAGTATGAAACGTACAAACAGGCAGACCAAGCCTGCGCTTCCTACACCACAAATGTTGCCGCCATGCAGGAATCGACAAGTTTCAAAAATAACTGGTGGTGGGTAGCATTGGCTGCCCTTCCGCTACTATTTCTCCTCTAATAACAAGGATAACCGGCGGGCAAGGATGCCCCCACCAACGTGTGCAAATCTGCACTTTTCACTGTCTTTGACCAATCCCCTTCTCGCGTATGTTGTATGCGTGCGTCACAGAGACGCGCGAGGTGAAGCCGCCAGTACGGGGCTTCACCCTTGCTGGCTGTTCTTCATGTTCTTTTGCATACCACATAGAGAGAAGCTACATGA
Coding sequences within:
- a CDS encoding helix-turn-helix domain-containing protein → MKPNNDPRYELLISLLKKARKDLGMNQEELSSRLQKYKVFVTRYESGDRKLDLFEVMAICQVLSVNIHELIKRFDKDMPALLEHDERYLDGFCNGFLLAKGYEVSKESVDGCSKE
- a CDS encoding HEAT repeat domain-containing protein, with amino-acid sequence MQLETSYEEIARHLATGVGDNAAVLQAAINSKGARGEVACHVVLYSGDSDMDSILLQKMGEKDGNAHWNVEPALRVCDVDTIKRFGHKALALQKPWIHDALSSVVAKNMLNELASYYRVDALISNPSTYTISMLGYVGDSSYTSALKTLMNDEDVSSYFRIECAKSLLLMGDDSGLDFYKFALSERMEDGTLAYLIGRYGNPGDVVHFLLNEAKEQSDDEDDVAGILKGLGFTGDIRAIDGLKPFLADESEEVRAAASTAISEITGEWNVDQYADVDELASFWDQWLAENIAKFDAATRYQRGVAFDLKTLANKMMNADRESRVITHEHLMMFSGLHLPYDEKRYYADQLTQVELWKNELATQISVGAGQWVRNGRVL
- a CDS encoding ATP-binding protein, producing MKPCPCGYSGHPEVACKCTEIQVSRYRQKISGPLLDRFDLHVEVPAVAINELQRAARSESSAQIASRVNAARQAQLARSGCANQYLQGEPLEQHCQLGEKERQLLERALQRLGLSARAYHRVLRVARTIADLSGSPHIQAAHLLESLSFRALDRRREPLNEMLQAK